GTCGGTCGTCGTTGCACGCAATGCGCGGGGCGAGACGGCGGCGTTCCCGCCGTCGGAGAACATCCACGAGAACCACATTTTGCACCTTTCCATCGTGCCGGCCCGGTTCGACGACGCGGTGATGAACAGGGCCTTGTCGCTTGCACATCAAGTTGCGAATGCCCTTCAAGTGGTCGGACTCGTTGCCGTGGAGATGTTTGTTTGTGCGGATGGCACCCTGTTCATCAATGAGTTGGCGCCACGGCCTCACAACAGCGGTCACTACACGATGGATGCTTGTGTAACGAGCCAGTTTGAGCAGCACATCCGCGCCGTCTGCAACTTGCCGCTCGGTGCCGTGAAGCTGTTGACGCCAGTTGTCATGGTCAACATTCTTGGGCAGCACCTGGATGGCGTGATCGACAGGATGGATTCGATGCCGCCAAATGTGAAGGTTCACCTATATGGGAAACATGAGTCACGGACGGATCGGAAGATGGGACATCTCAATGTCTTGGCGGACACGGTCGAAGATGCACTCGGGACTATTTCGGATATGGGGATTTGGATCGTTTAGCACGTGTAGCGGACAACATGGGGCGGTCCAGCCCGTAGTAAATCTACGAGCGGGACCGCCCCTTTCATTTCACGCCCATTCAAGAGACACGGCGACATGTTCCATGGGCTCTATCTTGGCTGATCAGTATGCGATGCCAGGCGTTGCGACAGCGCCGCCGCCCATTGCTCCGTAGGCCGGGACAAGCAAGAAGAACAGAACGAAGATGATCAAGAAGACCACTGCCCATTGCGTGTAACCTCCGAAAATACCGTACATATAAACGCCTCCTCGCTGTTTTTGCGGCAGGTAGCCTGCCGACTACAGACTTACCTTATGTAACCGAACCCATGGGTTCCACGACATTCACCCATTTGTTTGGAGCGAGCGAATCATTTGGGCACGTGCCTGCACTGTCAAGCGACTTGTTGGGCTGAACAGTGATTGGCGGTCATGGAGGAGACAGTGGTGCAGGATTCGACCTGACTCAGCTATCCGGAACCCGTCGGCTATGCTAAGATTGTGCTGGAGGACCCAAACGACTAGACAAGCCGTTTGGTTGCGTCTTCCCCCAGATTTGCGTATACTCTGTAACGAATTTTATATTGTGGCATTGATGAGGCAAGTAAAGCAGGGCGATTCCACAGGGAGGTGCACCGCGACTGGAAGTGCACTGAATTTAGCTGCTTGAAGTTCCCCTCTGAGCCGCGGGGCTGAAATGAAACGTGTCCCACGATCACGTCCGAACCAATGGACGGTCTGAACACGGCAGTAGGCCTCGCCGGATAAAGTTTATCCGTTATCTTGTAAGCTGGGCGACTTCAAGTCGTCAATTAGGGTGGTACCGCGAGCAACTCGTCCCTACTGGGGAGTTGCTCTTTTTTGTTTACGGAGGAGGGAAATCATTGGATTTCACAGCACTCAAGGCACAACTTGACACATTGCGCGATCACGCAGTGACAAAGCTCGCTTCTGTCAGTGACACAAAGTCCCTCAATGAGTGGCGGGTGGCATATCTCGGCAAAAAAAGTGAAGTCTCGGGCTTAGCGAAACAAATGGGCGGCTTGGCTCCAGAGGAACGACCAAAGTTCGGACAATTGCTGAACGATGTGCGCCAAGCGCTTGAAGCAGAGTGGGAAGAAAAGCGGAACATTCTCGAGCGGGCGGAACAAAACGCTCGGCTGAGCGCGGAAACAATCGACATCACACTGCCAGGGCGCGAAACACAGCCTGGTGCATATCATCCAATTTCGCGAGTCATTCGCGAAATTGAGGATGTTTTTCTCGGAATGGGATTTATGATCGCCGATGGCCCGGAAGTGGAGACCGACTTGTACAATTTCGAAATGCTCAATCTCCCGAAAGACCATCCAGCGCGCGATATGCAGGATACGTTTTATATTACTGACGAGCTTTTAATGCGCACGCATACTTCACCCATGCAGGTTCGGACAATGCAGCGAATGCACCCGCAGGTGCCTGTGAAGGTGCTGGTTCCAGGCAGAGTGTACCGTCGAGATGAGGACGATGCGACGCATTCGCACGCCTTCACACAGATTGAAGGGCTCGTCGTCGACAAAAATATTCGCATGAGCGATCTCAAAGGCATTCTGGAACAATTCGCCAAGGCACTGTTTGGCGAAAATCAACGCGTTCGACTACGGCCCAGCTTCTTCCCGTTCACCGAGCCGAGTGCGGAAGTTGACCTCGTTTGTGTCCACTGCGGCGGCGACGGCTGCAGGGTTTGCAAGGAAACGGGTTGGATCGAAATATTGGGATCTGGCATGGTTCATCCGCGCGTCCTTGATATGGCTGGATACGACAGCTCCATATACAGCGGCTTCGCATTTGGTATGGGGGCGGAACGAATCGCCATGTTGAAGTACGGGATTACAGATATTCGTCAACTGTACCAAAATGACTTGCGTTTCTTGCGCCAGTTCACGGGTGCTTAAATCGTCATTCATGAAAGACAACGGTCGGGGGTGTTTAGGTGAAAGTATCGTATCAGTGGTTGAGTGAGTTTGTGGATTTGTCAGGTTATACACCTGATTCGTTAGCCGAGCTCCTCACGGGGGCTGGACTTGCTGTCGACGCGGTAGAGTCGCGCAACCTAGGTGTGGAGGGCGTCGTCGTCGGTGTCGTGCGGGATATGGAGCATCATCCGGACGCGGACCGATTAAATGTATGCCAAGTCGACGTTGGGCAGGCGGAACTTTTGCAGATTGTGTGTGGGGCGCCAAACGTTCGTCCCGGGATGATTGTTCCTGTGGCACTACCCGGAGCGAAACTACCAGGTGGTAAGGAGATTAAGCGTGCAAAACTGCGTGGCGTGACTTCCAACGGCATGCTGTGCTCCGCTTCGGAAATCGGGCTGGACACGAGACTGTTGCCGGCGAGCCAAACGACAGGTCTCTATGCCTTGCCTGAGGACACAGAGATTGGCAAGGACATCACCCAAGTGCTTCACCTGGATGACTGGGTCCTTGATATCGATCTCACCCCGAATCGCAGCGATTGCCTCTCCATTCGCGGCTTAGCGTACGAAATCGCGGCTTTGACGAAAAAACCGACGAGTTTCCCGACGCAGATAGAGATTCCGCTGCCAGACGTTCCGTCGCCCATCCGCGTGCGGATCGACAGCGAACGGTGCGGGAGGTATGACGCACAGGTTCTGGAGGGCCTTGAAACTGGCGCTTCGCCTCTTTGGATGCAAGCGCGTTTAATGACCATGGGTGTACGCCCTATCGACGTCATCGTAGACGTGACGAACTACGTCATGCTCGAGTGGGGACAACCTCTCCACGCGTTTGACGAAGCGTCCATCGCGGATCAAACGATTGTCGTTCGGCAAGCGACTGACGGTGAAACATTACAAACTTTGGACGGGCAAACGCGCACGTTGGATTCAGATATGCTTGTCATCGCTGATCCGCAAAAAGCCATCGGCCTAGCGGGGGTCATGGGCGGCGAAAACAGTGAAATCCGTACGGGAACGTCGCGGGTCGTCATCGAATCGGCCAGGTTTGATGCTCCATCCACGCGGCGAACGGGGCAGAAGTTGGGTCTCCGGTCGGAAGCGCAACAACGCTTCGAAAAAGGGATCGATCCGGCCACGGTTCGCAACGCCCTGTTACGTGCCACACAGCTGTTGATTCAACTCGCTGGCGCACAGCTGGTTGGCGGAATCAGCACGGCACGGCGTGATCAAGATGAAACGACGCTTCATCGCACTGTTCGCTTTTCACCTGACCGATGCCGTGCCCTGCTTGGCTGCTCCATCGAGGACAAGACGATACAAGCGATTTTCAGCCAACTCGGTTTCAGTGTGAAGCAACGTGACACGGAGTGGGATGTTTCCGTCCCGACTCGACGTCCAGACATTGAGTTGCAGGCGGACCTGGTTGAAGAGGTCGCGCGTATATACGGATACGATAACATTCCCTCAACGGAACTCACTGGGCCTATCACTGCTGGTGGCCGGGATGCTCGCCAACAGCTCTTAGGGCGCATCCGCGAAGGACTCATTGCGAGCGGTTTATTCGAAGTTCGGACATATGCGTTCACGTCGCCAGAGGCCCTGGCCGCTCTACAGTTGCCTGCCGGAGCTCGTGAGACGCATATGATTCCGTTGATGCATCCCATGTCCGACGAACGCCGAGTGCTTCGTACGCACATGTTGCCCAGTCTTGCGGAAGTCGCTAAGTATAACCTGGCGCATCGGGTTGATGGCGGTGCGATTTTTGAACTCGGACGGGTATATGAACCGAAGGAGTCACCTGTGCAATCGCAACCGGATGAGCACACAGTCGTTGGCCTGCTCTGGTTCGGTGAAACATCTGAGAACATTTATGGACGATCTCGCCCTGTTGACTTTTTCGACGCCAAAGGTGCCTTGGACCATCTTTTCCATCGTCTGGGCATTGCGGTGCGATACGAGCGTGCAAACGAGTCATGGCTTCACCCTGGTCGATCCGCCCGCATGATTGTGAAGGACACGGTGATTGGCCTAGTCGGTGAAGTGCACCCTGCAACGGCCGAAGCACTGGATGTGTCTCATTCCATCTATGCTCAGTTGTCTGTAGAAAGTATCATCGAGCGCCTTCCAATCTCGACAACCGTTCACGCTCTGCCGCGCTTCCCAGGCTCACGTCGCGACGTAGCGCTGATTGTCTCGACACAAGTTCTCGTTGGCGATATGCTGAATGTTATCAAAGACGTTGGACATGATTACTCGATCCTCCAGAACGCAACCGTGTTCGACGTTTACAGTGGGCAAGGTGTTCCTGAGAACCACAAAAGCGTGGCAATCGCCATCCATTTTCAAGCGGAGGAGCGGACGTTGACGGATAGCGAGATCGAGGATGTTGTAAAAGTGGTACTCGAGCGTCTTCAGAATGTGTTTGGCGCCCAGTTACGGGGATAGGCTCATCGCCCTGTTTCTGTTGTTGTTCGGCAGGAATTTGGCCGATAACAGGGAATATGGGGCTGTAGGGTGTCGAGGGGGGAACGCGCGATGGACAATCGGTCGGTCAACCGCGTGAAAGTAGTCATACATGGAATGGAATATACACTGCGAGGTCAAGCCCCAACAGAACACTTGTATGAAGTGGCGACCATGGTTGACAAAATGATGTCGGAAATTGCTGCCACGTCGGCCTATATGGATGATCGACGCGTTGCAGTGTTAACAGCGCTCAATTTGGCCGATGAGCTGCAACGTTTACGGCATGACTACCAACAATTAGTTGACCTGATCGACGATAAGACACGAGGTGATTCGTCTCAGTGAGCGGATTTGGCGTGCTCGATATTATTTTTATTGCCGTCATTGCGCTGGGGGCCATCAACGGCTATCGCTTGGGGTTTGTTCGTCAGGTGACAAGATTGTTCGGTGCAGTTATCGCTTACTTCGTTTCATACTGGTTGCGGCCGTACGTGGCACCTGTGGTTGAAAACATGCATCTTTTTTCCCACTTGCCGCAAAGTGCAGTCGCAAACACCTTGTTTGGCAATCTGTCTGGAGCAATCGCATTTGGTGTTGTGTTTATTGTTACGTTTCTCCTGCTCCGGTATGCGGCGGGCCTAATCGACGCACTGTTTAGTTTGCCCGTCTTGTCGTTCGTGAATCGAACGGTTGGATTGGTTGCTGGCGTTGCTTTGGCTGTGATCTTTGTGTACGTGGTTTCTCTCATTATGCATTACGTGAACACACCGGGTGTCCAACATCTAGTAAACCAGTCTCGAATTGCACGGTGGTTGACGGGAAACGCGTGGCAATTCGTTTCCCATATCGGAAGTACAAAAAACCTAAACGTTTAAAAGATGAGGCGAATCGGGCTGTTGCCCGAATCGCCTCATCTTTCGTCGTGTGTTCCGCGCAGGTTAGTTGGGATAAACAAGTCGATGATCCCGATTACCAACGACGCCAGAAGCGCGCCAAGAATACTTGCACGCATTCCAGGCACAAATAACTGTGCCACGTATATCACGATGGCGCCGGAAATAAAGCCGACGATACCTCGTCCATATGGTGAGATTCGACGGCCAAAAAGTGCTTCCATGGCGAGTCCAAGGATGGAAATAACGATTGCGGCGAGGACTGCGGACCAGAATCCCATGACGCCAAAGCCAGGAACAAGGTAACCCACGAGCATCAAAACAAGTGCAGATACGATGAATCGGACAATGGTGCCGATGATGCGTTGCATGCAGGATCCTCCTCTCTCGGTCTGCGTTTAGACTGTCCCTATGGTTGAAAGGCAATGTGGTACAATGAATGGGATTTTTTGAACTTTTTTAATGGAGTGCGATGTATGTTAGAGCGGTCACTTAAGGCCCTAGAATACCCATATATACAAGAACAGTTGAGCAGCTATGCCATGTGTAGTCTCGGTAAGCAAGCTGCGGCTGAAATGAGTCCATTTCAAAACATCACCGAGGCCAATCGCGAACTCGATGCCGTTGATGAGTGTCTTCGATGTATTTTGCGCGCTGGCGGTCCGCCTTTTGGTGGGATCACGGATATCCGGACGGATTTACGGCGCGCCGAAATCGGAGGCACGTTGTCGGCGGATCGAATTTTGGCTGTTGCTCGCCTCATTCAAGGTGGTCGGGCGTTTCGGCAGTATGTCAGCCGAGCGGCCGAACTGACAGAACTGGTACACCTGCCGGAACTCACAGAAGGGATGGTCGACGCGAAGCGTACGGAACAAGAAATCGCGCACGCGATAAGCGACGATGGACAAGTTTTGGACCACGCGAGTGAACAGCTTCATCGATTGCGCAGTGAACGTCGGCGGGCGGAAGGTGAAGTTCGCACGGTCTTGGACCGAATGCTGAGAGCGAATCAGAAGCTCCTTCAAGAGCCAATCATCGCCATGCGCGGTACGTATTTCTGTCTGCCGGTGCGCGTTGAGCACAAAAATCAAATTCGAGGCGTGGTTCGCGACGTTTCGTCGTCGGGATCGACGGTATTTATTGAACCGCAAGCCGTTGTGGATATCAGCAACCGCGTTCGGGAATTGCAGGTATTGGAAGAACAGGAAATTGAACGCATCTTGTTCAAACTGTCGCAGATCATCGCCGAGGTCGCTCCAGATCTTCGTGTGAATGTAAACATTCTCCAAACGATCGATTTGTGGTTTGCCAAAGCCAGTTACGCCAGGGCCCTCGACGCAAAACGTCCCACGTTGACTGATAACGTATGGCGGCTTCACGGTGCCCGTCATCCACAGTTAAACAAGGATGCGGTTCCAGTCGATGTGGAATTGGGTGACCGGTTTCACCTTCTCATCGTCACGGGTCCGAACACGGGTGGCAAGACGGTCACGTTGAAGACCGTTGGGTTGCTCACGCTCATGGCCATGTCCGGGTGCTTTTTGCCTACAAAACGGGAAAGCGAAGTCGGTTTTTCCACTGAAATTTTTGTGGATATTGGTGATGAGCAGAGCATTGAGCAGAGTCTTTCGACATTTTCTTCTCACATGAACAACATTATCCACATGCTCTCTACTGTCCGCCCAGATAGTTTGGTCTTGTTGGACGAACTGGGTGCCGGCACCGATCCGGCGGAGGGTTCCGCGTTGGCGATTGCCATTCTCGACCGGTTGTCGTCTATCGGTTGCCGGGTTATCGCAACAACTCACTACGCGGAACTGAAAGGATACGCATTCCAAAATGAAAATGCCATGAATGCAAGTATGGAGTTCGATGTGGAGAGTTTGCGACCGACGTATCGGTTGCTGGTGGGTGTTCCGGGGAGATCGAATGCGCTTGCCATCGCTGAGCGGCTCGGATTGCCACGGGACATTCTGGAGGAGGCTCGGGCGCACGTTGCCGAGTCGGATATTCATGTTGAGGAACTGATCGGCAAGCTTGAACAGGCGAACCGGGAAGCGGATCGGGCCTTTGCGGAAGCAAGCGCTGAACGTGAGGCCACCAAACGCTTGCGAGATGAGTGGGAGACGAAAACGAGCCGCTTAGAGCAGGAACTGGCAACGGAGCGCGAAAAGGCCAGACGCGAGACGCAGCAGCTCGTCGAGCGGGCTCAGCGCGAGAGTGAGCAAATTATTCGCGAACTTCGTCAGATGCGCCATGAAGCCGGTGTGAAGGACCATGAACTCGTGGAATTGCGCAAATCCCTCGAGGGTCTATCTCCGGAACCCGAGCAAGGGCACGCCAGTGGAAAGCGCAGTAATCAAGGCAAGCGGTTGTCAGTAGGCGCTCGCGTGAAAGTATTATCGCTCGGCCAGAAGGGTGATGTCGTTGAAGTGGCGGGCGACGGCTCGCACGCTACGGTACAACTCGGTTTGATGCGAATGAAAGTGGACGCTTCGGATCTAGAAATTTTGCAGGAAAAGGCAGAGGAGCAAGTCGTCCGTCATACACGCAAGTCTCCAGCGAAAGACATTCGCATGGAACTTGACGTTCGCGGTGAGACGGTCGAAGACGCCATCATGCGCATCGACAAATACCTGGATGACGCCGTGGTTTCCGGACTGGCTCGCGTTGTAATCATTCACGGGAAGGGTACTGGTGCACTCAGGAACGCGATCCGTCGACATCTCGGGCGCCACCCGCAGGTCAAGACGAGCCAAGCTGCCGGTCTCGGCGAAGGCGGCGACGGTGCAACTGTTGTGACGGTGCGGATCTAGGGCTGGGGAGAGCCGGGGTGCCGGGCTGGGCTGGGCTGGGCTCCGTGCCCGGCGAACCTCGCGGGTCCGCAGCCGGCCCGGGGTCGCACCGTGTGAAATCCCGGAGTGCAGCGATGACGAGGTAGCTGTAAGGAACGGTATTCGTCAAATCGGATATTTGCCCCTTTACAATGGCGAATAAGGGATACCTTAGTTCTCAGTGTCCAGTTATCTGAATGTCGAAAGTGGACAGATTAGGGAACCTGGGGTCCTTATACCCTTAATGGTCACTTAATTGACTCAACAAGGTACTGGCATTCCCCAGTTGTAGACTCATCTCCGAATTAGGACTCTAGTTTTTCTGCTTTTTTAAAAAATCTCTTGTATGGCACAATCTGCAGTCATTATTCATCATGTCGTCCCCAACCCCCGCCGGCATCGAGGCCAGGCACGAGCCCGGGTCTCCGCGCCAGGTACATGCGGGCCCCCCATCTTTGGCTACGTCCCCAACCCGTCGCCACACGGCTCCCGCGAACGCCCCACCTCCGCAAGCCGTCCAACGCCTCGCGTCTATGCGTTACCCCATCCACGCCACTTTCACTGGCTCTTTAGCATCCTCCACGTCAGCCCGCCATCTGTTGTTTTGAGGAGCACGGAGTGGTCCTTGAATGTCGTTTGTGGGTTTTCGTCTGTAAATACCGCGAAAGCGGTAGAGTCATTGACGACATCTAGTTCCGCTAAGGGTGCCTTTTGGATGGTCTTTCTGTAGAGCGGTCCGGGTTGGATCGTTCGCCAGGTGGCGCCCGCATTGCTTGTCTCGACGAGATGGGCTTGATGGATGTCTCCGAGCCAGGCGATCCGTCCGTCACAGAGTGAAGTGACGAATGGGTTTGATGAAATTTCGGCGCCGGATTTTGACCAGGATTGTCCGCCGTCTTTGCTTAGGTACAGTTGTGCGTATCCAGGGCCTGTGTTGTTGCTAGGCTGCGTGTAGGCTAGGAAGATACCGGATTGTTCGCTTAGGGACGGGGCAATGGTGCCGATCAAATTGTCTGTAGGGCGAACGGCAGCGGGAATTGGGATACTGGACACATGCCAGCTTTTGCCGCCGTCGTTCGAGTGATAGAGAGGTTCGAATTTTTGGTTGTACACGTCTGTTGGTTCCAGGCCTGCCCAGAGATCGTGGGAGGTCGATGCGGACAAGTTCAATAGAAAGGCGGACTCTGGCAGGGTCTTTGTGGTTGGGCTCGTGGATGGAATGTATCCATTGTCTACAGAGACCACGTTCCACGTCGATCCGCCATCTTGTGTTCGGTAGATAGCCTTTTGCGTGTGACCTGAAGCAGGACTAGATTGGGCTGCTATCCAGCCGTGTTGTGGGTCGGAAAAGACAATCGCAGAAAGGGCATTGAGTGGTGGTTGAAGGGTTAGGTCGGACTTTGCCCAAGTTTGGCCGCCGTTCGTTGTTCGGTCAATGTGTACCTGATTGTCCAGGGTCCAGGCCATGATTATGTCGTTTGGATTGACGATGGCTGCTAGCGGTTCATTCGTAAACCCTTCGGATTGCTCCGGCAACCCATGCGGCATAGGGATTTGGTGCCAGGTCGTTCCACCGTCACTCGTGAGGCCAAGGACGAATTTTCGATTCTTGTAGCCCGTTTGCCATCCCGTTTTTGAGTCGAACATGTGAATGTGACGAATGATATCAAAAGATTGGTTGGGACGATTGGACCACGGTATATTAGGGGATTGTAGTGAGTTTTTTTGGTCAGCACTGCTTGCGGTTTCGTTGTTTGTCGTCATGGTTGTCGAAGTCGTCATGTTCTTGACAGTGGTGGTTGGGGACTGTGTGCTACATGCCGTCGCCAGTGTCAACGAGACTGGCAAAGTGACGAGCCACAGACCGTGTTCTTTGTTCATCTCAATTATCTCCTTCGAAATCCCCTCGTACCATTAAGACGGAGTGAGCTTCAAACATGTTGCAAAAACATGATCTTGAGAATGATTCCAGAGTACAATATAGACAGCTAGAGTAAGAGGAGGGGACGTTCATGAATTTAGGACTTGAACAGAAGTCCGTGCTGGTCACGGCGGCAAGCCGTGGTCTTGGTTTGGCTTCGGCTCAGCTGTTTGCGGCGGAAGGAGCGAAAGTAACCATCGCCAGCCGGAATGAGGAATCGCTGCAGCGCGCTGCTCAACAGATTCAAACGGCAACGGGTCAATCCGTGAACGTGGTCAAGCTGGATGTGAACCGCCCGGAGGATATCGCTCGCGCTATCGAGTCCGCTGAAGAATTTGGAGACGGACTGGATGTGTTGGTGTGTAACGCAGGTGGTCCACCTGGAGGGTCATTTATCCAGCTAGACGACAGCAAATGGTACCAGGCATTTGAGCAAAACTTGTTGTCCGTAGTCCGACTTACTCGCGGTGCCATTCCGTATTTACGCAGATCGTCCGCAGGGAGAATTGTGAATATTACGTCCTCCTCCATTAAGCAACCGATTTCGGGGCTTGTTCTGTCCAATACCATGCGCGCGGGCGTTTGGGGCCTGACCAAGACATTGAGTGATGAGTTTGGGGCATACGGTGTCCTTGTGAACACTGTGGGTCCGGGGCGTATTGCGACGGATCGCATCGCGGAAATTGACGAAGTGACAGCACAGCGGGAAGGGATCGACGTGGCCCAAGTAACGGAGAAATTTATCGCCCAGATTCCTTTAGGTCGCTATGGCCAGCCGGAAGAGTTTGCACGGGCAGTTGTCTTTCTAGCCTCGCCAGCCAATACATATATCACGGGCCAAGCTTTGCTCGTGGACGGCGGCATGGTGAAGAATCTGTAGGGACTAAGCTAAACAGTGCTAAAAAGCAAAGAGGCACTTCGTCATGCGACGAGTGCCTTTTTTCAACTGTTCAGTTACGTGTTGCTTCCCGACCCGAAACCAGGTATCCATCCAGTTTTGTTTCCCGTTTCAGATGTCGTGTTTGTGTGAGAACCTTTACCCGTTCCTCCAGTGGCTGTGTTACCCGTGTTGTTGGACGGAGATGGAGGTGTTCCACCACCACTCGAAGTGTTGTTACCGGGCGTGCCACCGGTACCCGTCGGAGGAGTCGAGTTACCTGTTTCGTTTCCTGACCCAGTACTATTTCCGGTGTCATTGCCACCTGGCTGGTCAGGCGTGGGTACACCTATCTGTACCGCAATCGGAACCGAAGCGGGAGACATCGTGCTTGTCGATTGAGCGTATATCTCGTAATACACAATACTCGCGTTCGCCGGTAGGCTTTGATCTGTGTACGCTGTGGTCGAGACGCCGCCGAGATCGACATACGGACCCTGCTGACTTGTTGCCCGGAAGACCTCGTAATCGTCTGCATCCGACACGGGCGACCAGCGCAATGTGACACTGGTTCCGTGCAGTTGACCGCTCACTCCTGTTGGTGCTGCCATTTGGCTGACTGTGCTCGTCAGGCTTCCACCGTCGAGAATTTGACCGCCTCGTGGGTCAGCCTGCGTGGGCAGGAGGTACGGCGTGTCGGCAGTGACGCCAGTAGGAACCTTATGTGCTGCATCTGGAACATCCGGCAGTTTGATGAATACGCCAGTCCGAACGTCTTGGGGTGGTGTGTTTGTCGTCGCGAGATACTTCTGTCCGCCGATCACGACGTATTTCGCCGCCACGTCAACGTTGTCTTTCTGAGTCGGTTGCGTACCATCAATGTACAGTTCCGAGACGATGCTTCCGTGAGCCGTTGACAGCGGTGTTGGAAGCATACCACTTTTGCTGCTGACACCCACGTTCACAATGGAAGCTGGGCGTGGCCACGCCTTGTTTGCAGGATCTTGCTTTAAAATCGGCTTCATGATATCGGCCCAAACGTTGAATTTCAAGTTGTAGACACTCTGCGCAATGGATTGATGGTGGTTATACCCCATCCAAATCCCCGCCGTATACTTCTGTGTGTAGCCGATAAACCAGCCGTCTGCCCGGTCATCCGTGGTACCTGTTTTGCCAGAGACGTATTGACCCGGGAATTGACTGCCGATAAAGGGTGCCGTACCCATTGGA
This is a stretch of genomic DNA from Alicyclobacillus dauci. It encodes these proteins:
- a CDS encoding SDR family oxidoreductase, with the translated sequence MNLGLEQKSVLVTAASRGLGLASAQLFAAEGAKVTIASRNEESLQRAAQQIQTATGQSVNVVKLDVNRPEDIARAIESAEEFGDGLDVLVCNAGGPPGGSFIQLDDSKWYQAFEQNLLSVVRLTRGAIPYLRRSSAGRIVNITSSSIKQPISGLVLSNTMRAGVWGLTKTLSDEFGAYGVLVNTVGPGRIATDRIAEIDEVTAQREGIDVAQVTEKFIAQIPLGRYGQPEEFARAVVFLASPANTYITGQALLVDGGMVKNL